In Candidatus Chlorohelix allophototropha, one DNA window encodes the following:
- a CDS encoding HIT family protein, with translation MDENCIFCKIVAGKLPSAKAYEDDKVLVFMNLQQKNPGHTLVIPKVHYPNIYEIPDDYVSYVAQVGARVARALKRQFEPLGVNLLQNNEPAAMQSVFHYHVHVIPRYKDDDLLAIWKASASSPDVLNANAEKLKAGL, from the coding sequence ATGGACGAGAATTGCATATTCTGCAAAATTGTGGCGGGCAAGTTGCCCTCTGCAAAAGCCTACGAAGACGATAAAGTATTGGTCTTCATGAATTTACAACAAAAGAATCCGGGACATACTTTAGTCATTCCCAAAGTACATTACCCAAATATATATGAAATACCTGATGATTATGTAAGTTATGTTGCTCAGGTGGGGGCGCGAGTGGCACGTGCGCTCAAGCGCCAGTTTGAACCGCTCGGCGTAAACTTGCTACAGAATAATGAACCTGCCGCTATGCAAAGTGTCTTCCATTATCATGTACATGTAATCCCACGCTACAAAGACGATGATTTGCTGGCAATCTGGAAAGCAAGCGCGTCTTCTCCCGATGTGCTGAACGCCAACGCGGAGAAGCTGAAAGCGGGTTTGTAA
- a CDS encoding Crp/Fnr family transcriptional regulator: MPHEENFLASIPFFASTDPDELKELAVRVKRRVYKHGETIYHKDDAGSTMYLIVDGTVKVSVPSESGTEMILAILCKGDFFGELSLFDGKPRSATVTSVGPADVLIIYRDDFIDFLKKHPMVAVNVIATLSQRIRLTDALVEDVVFLDIPARLAKKLLELSNSYGKQKPDGSIEIDLRLTQQDIANMLGTTRESVNRQLVAFQERNYIAIDRQRITLIKPDELAKRIY; the protein is encoded by the coding sequence ATGCCCCATGAAGAGAATTTTCTGGCAAGCATCCCATTTTTTGCCTCAACCGATCCAGATGAACTAAAAGAGCTAGCCGTCCGAGTTAAGCGGCGAGTTTATAAACATGGTGAAACGATTTATCATAAAGATGATGCTGGTTCTACCATGTATCTTATTGTGGATGGAACGGTGAAAGTTAGCGTGCCTAGCGAAAGCGGCACCGAGATGATTCTGGCGATTTTGTGCAAAGGCGATTTTTTTGGAGAGTTATCCCTGTTCGATGGCAAGCCCCGTTCTGCTACGGTTACCAGCGTTGGACCGGCAGATGTGTTGATTATTTACCGGGATGATTTTATAGATTTTCTCAAGAAGCATCCAATGGTAGCGGTCAACGTGATTGCTACTCTCAGCCAACGTATTCGTTTGACCGATGCGCTGGTAGAAGATGTGGTTTTTCTCGATATACCGGCGCGTTTGGCTAAGAAGTTACTAGAGCTATCCAATAGCTACGGCAAGCAAAAGCCTGATGGTAGTATAGAAATAGATTTGCGCCTGACTCAGCAAGACATTGCCAATATGTTAGGCACTACCAGAGAAAGCGTTAATCGTCAATTAGTCGCGTTTCAAGAACGCAATTATATTGCAATTGATCGGCAACGTATTACGCTGATTAAGCCCGATGAATTAGCAAAAAGAATTTATTAG
- a CDS encoding choice-of-anchor Q domain-containing protein, with translation MFNQITAGKKKNASLWFLVVLAGIALLLVISLVSPRPAQAVDNCNLAALKAIVSSGGTLDFNCAADTTITLDVTWNPNITSDLTLTNTGAGKLIIDGVGAYQIFNVNSGKSLSITNLNLTGGKADKGGAIYSGADYSNGNYNSNNTVTVTNSSLYNNSAISDGGAIYNVGGTVTVTNSSLYNNSATSGGAICNSLLMGLDLVNKTTYYKISTFTLSNSSLYNNSATYGGAICNFASTVTVTNSSLYNNSATYGGAIYNIGRRGSNFTFGRFIYGIIDVTNSSLYNNSATYGGAIYNDEFSTVTVTSATFLDNTAAGTVNGGSIYTNGVNDGTVTLRNSLLQGSNICYNNTGGILTDGGYNLESSTGSYTCGFSGTSKTTIDAKLGTPGDNGGATPTIALLSGSPAIDAIPAASCVVTADQRGISRPQGTGCDIGAFEFISEPPSASDLIPQLRVSPNRVIAISPENLVSFSFKLKNIGVGSASYVRLEIPIPQGLDLGYLENASSGVWVTQVTTATVTIALPSLAQKQEASGTLVFRPNANAVIGTEIEARYKVVFDDEAGSGKSLNSNSQRLVFGETNSGEDGAIQRGAAISATVGEKVSFVQKGYLADEIVSLWYTKPDGTSVSLGEQRATASGEITIVVNTAGFAPGEYAIVGYGNRSEVTHVNILTIAAAS, from the coding sequence ATGTTTAATCAAATAACAGCAGGAAAGAAAAAAAACGCCTCGCTATGGTTTCTGGTAGTATTGGCGGGTATCGCGCTTTTATTGGTGATTTCTCTCGTAAGCCCGCGCCCCGCACAAGCGGTGGATAACTGCAACTTGGCTGCGCTGAAAGCTATTGTTAGCAGCGGTGGTACGCTCGACTTTAACTGTGCCGCCGATACCACCATCACCCTAGATGTGACGTGGAATCCGAACATTACCAGCGACCTGACCCTGACCAATACGGGGGCGGGCAAGCTGATTATTGATGGAGTGGGCGCGTATCAGATTTTCAACGTTAATTCCGGCAAAAGTTTGTCCATTACCAATCTCAACCTGACCGGGGGTAAGGCTGATAAAGGCGGGGCTATTTATAGTGGGGCTGATTATAGCAACGGTAATTATAATAGTAATAACACTGTCACGGTCACCAATTCCAGCCTATATAACAATTCCGCTATTAGTGATGGCGGGGCTATTTATAATGTCGGTGGCACCGTCACGGTCACCAATTCCAGCCTATACAACAATTCCGCTACTTCGGGCGGGGCTATCTGTAATTCACTCTTAATGGGTCTCGATTTAGTGAATAAAACCACTTACTATAAAATCAGCACATTCACGTTGAGTAATTCCAGCCTATACAACAATTCCGCTACTTACGGTGGGGCTATTTGTAACTTTGCTAGCACCGTCACGGTCACCAATTCCAGCCTATACAACAATTCCGCTACTTACGGTGGGGCTATTTATAACATCGGTAGAAGGGGTTCTAATTTCACCTTCGGCAGATTCATATATGGCATAATCGACGTTACCAATTCCAGCCTATACAATAATTCCGCTACTTACGGTGGGGCTATTTATAACGACGAATTCAGCACAGTCACAGTGACCAGCGCTACCTTCCTCGACAACACCGCCGCCGGCACAGTCAACGGCGGAAGCATCTATACTAATGGTGTTAACGATGGTACGGTGACGTTAAGGAACAGTCTGTTGCAGGGCAGTAATATCTGCTACAACAACACCGGAGGCATCCTTACCGACGGGGGTTATAACCTAGAATCATCAACCGGCAGCTACACCTGCGGGTTCAGCGGTACTAGCAAGACCACCATCGATGCGAAACTGGGTACTCCCGGCGATAACGGCGGGGCAACCCCCACCATCGCGCTACTGTCCGGCAGCCCAGCAATAGACGCGATTCCGGCGGCTTCTTGCGTAGTTACCGCTGACCAGCGCGGGATTAGCCGACCACAAGGCACGGGTTGCGACATCGGCGCATTTGAGTTTATTTCTGAACCCCCTTCAGCCTCCGACCTGATACCCCAACTCCGGGTTAGCCCTAACCGGGTGATAGCGATTAGCCCTGAGAACCTCGTTTCCTTCAGCTTCAAGCTGAAGAATATCGGGGTAGGCAGCGCAAGCTACGTTCGATTGGAAATACCCATACCGCAAGGGTTGGATTTAGGCTATCTGGAGAACGCAAGCTCAGGCGTGTGGGTTACCCAAGTGACCACTGCCACCGTGACTATTGCCCTGCCAAGCCTTGCTCAAAAGCAGGAGGCAAGCGGCACGCTGGTATTCCGCCCCAACGCCAACGCGGTAATCGGTACTGAAATCGAGGCGCGTTACAAAGTGGTGTTTGACGATGAAGCCGGAAGCGGCAAGAGCTTGAACAGCAACTCCCAACGCCTAGTGTTTGGGGAAACCAACAGCGGCGAGGATGGCGCAATTCAGCGCGGCGCAGCGATAAGCGCAACTGTCGGCGAGAAGGTGAGCTTTGTGCAGAAGGGCTATCTAGCCGACGAGATTGTGTCGCTGTGGTACACAAAACCGGACGGCACGAGCGTGAGCTTGGGCGAGCAACGCGCCACGGCAAGCGGTGAAATTACCATCGTGGTAAATACCGCTGGATTTGCGCCGGGCGAGTACGCCATCGTGGGCTACGGCAACCGCTCGGAAGTTACCCATGTAAACATTCTGACCATAGCAGCGGCGAGTTAG
- a CDS encoding beta strand repeat-containing protein: protein MSNLGKKWHILGRLAVVLAGIALLLVVFGASARPAQAVVQTCDLAGLQAAVNNGGTQDLACATDTTIILDGTWNGTIAKDLTLTNTGAGKVTINGANTYRIFYVNSGISLSLTNFNLTGGNATLGGAIDNNSGTVTVTNSTLYGNSAQQQGGAIENFGTVTINNSTLYGNSAVGGGAIFNWGGVTISNSTLYGNSATNSGGAIDNNSGTVTISNSTLYDNSTTNSGGAIYNWSTVTLQNSLLQGNKICFNSSGSITDNGYNLEAEALGSYTCGFSGTSINTTDAKLGTPGNNGGVTNTVALLSGSPAIDAIPPASCVVTADQRGVKRPQGTGCDIGAFETQVATQLAITTQPSGAVAGTAFTTTVTAQDAYGNTATNFSGAVTVAIKGSTGTTGATLSGTLTVNAVNGVATFSGLSLDKSGTGYVLTATSGTLTPADTSGFDVASTCSLAALKIIVSTGGTLDFNCATDTTITLDAAWNGTIATNLTLTNTGAGKLTISGNNLYQIFSVNSGKSLSLTNLNLIGGRAVSGGAIYNSGTVTITNSTLYSNSTTFGDGGAIYNSGTVTITNSTLYSNSATFGGTGGAIYNSGNLTITNSTLYSNSATIGGAIENWGGTLTISNSTLYSNSATISGAIFNNSGTVTLQNSLLQGSNICSGSITDNGYNLEAEAAGSYSCGFSGAKGSINTTDAKLDVPGNNGGATNTVALLSGSPALDAIPAASCVVTADQRGVNRPQGTKCDIGAFETQVATQLAVTTPSGAVAGSTFTTQPVVTAQDAYGNTATNFSGAVTIAIKGGTGTTGATLSGTLTVNAVNGVATFFGLSIDKSGTGYMLTASATGLTSADTSGFTVTAGTGAKLVVTTPSGAAAGAAFTTQPEVTAQDTNGNTDTSFSGSVTIVIKSGTGTTGATLSGTATVNATAGVATFSDLSLDKSGTGYVLTASATGLTSADTSGFDVTAGTAATLVIITQPSGAVAGAAFNTHPVVVVQDANGNPNTSFNGAVTVTIKTGTGTAGATLSGTLTVNAVNGVATFSNLRINKSGRGYVLVFNATNLTSAESNPFNVVIIGQPSDLIPQLRVSPSPVVAISPDNLVSFSFKLKNIGIGSASYVRLEIPIPQGLDLGYLENASAGVWVTQVTATTVTIALPSLAQDQEAHGSLVFRPNANAVIGTEVEARYKVVFDDEVGCGKSLNSNSHRLVFGETNSGEDGAIQRGAAISATIGEKVSLVQKGYLANEIVSLWYTKPDGTSVSLGEQRANANGEITILLNTSGFAPGEYAIVGYGNRSGMTDVNSLTVVAAS, encoded by the coding sequence ATGAGTAACCTAGGGAAGAAGTGGCACATTTTGGGGCGGTTAGCGGTTGTGTTAGCGGGTATCGCCCTGTTGCTGGTAGTGTTTGGGGCAAGCGCGCGCCCGGCACAAGCGGTGGTACAAACCTGCGACCTAGCGGGACTGCAAGCGGCGGTTAACAATGGTGGTACGCAAGACCTTGCCTGCGCTACCGATACCACCATCATCCTAGATGGGACGTGGAATGGGACTATTGCCAAAGACCTAACCCTCACCAATACGGGGGCAGGAAAGGTAACTATCAACGGGGCAAACACCTACCGAATTTTCTACGTCAACTCCGGCATAAGCTTATCCCTGACCAATTTCAACCTGACCGGAGGCAATGCTACCTTGGGCGGCGCTATTGATAACAACAGCGGCACGGTGACGGTAACCAATTCCACCCTCTACGGCAATTCCGCTCAACAACAGGGCGGCGCTATCGAGAACTTTGGCACGGTAACGATAAACAATTCCACCCTCTACGGCAATTCCGCTGTGGGGGGGGGGGCTATTTTTAACTGGGGCGGTGTGACGATATCCAATTCCACCCTCTATGGCAATTCCGCTACCAACAGCGGTGGCGCTATTGATAACAACAGCGGCACGGTGACGATATCCAATTCCACCCTCTACGACAATTCCACTACCAACAGCGGTGGCGCTATTTATAACTGGAGCACGGTCACTTTGCAGAACAGCCTGTTGCAAGGCAACAAAATCTGTTTCAACAGCAGCGGCAGTATCACCGATAATGGTTATAACCTTGAGGCAGAGGCATTGGGTAGTTATACCTGCGGGTTCAGCGGTACTAGCATTAACACCACCGACGCGAAATTGGGTACTCCCGGAAATAACGGCGGGGTAACCAATACCGTTGCCCTACTGTCCGGCAGTCCGGCAATAGACGCGATTCCGCCAGCTTCTTGCGTAGTTACCGCTGACCAGCGCGGGGTTAAACGCCCGCAAGGCACTGGGTGCGACATTGGCGCATTTGAGACTCAAGTAGCCACCCAGTTGGCGATAACCACCCAACCGAGTGGCGCAGTAGCGGGTACAGCTTTCACTACCACAGTGACAGCCCAAGATGCCTATGGCAACACCGCTACGAACTTTAGCGGCGCAGTAACCGTTGCCATCAAGGGCAGTACTGGCACAACAGGCGCAACCCTTAGCGGCACACTCACAGTCAACGCGGTTAACGGTGTGGCAACCTTCTCCGGCTTGAGCCTTGACAAGAGCGGCACGGGCTATGTGCTGACTGCAACTAGCGGCACTTTGACTCCAGCCGATACCAGCGGTTTTGATGTAGCAAGTACGTGCAGCTTGGCTGCGCTAAAAATTATCGTTAGCACAGGCGGCACGCTCGACTTCAATTGTGCTACCGATACCACCATCACCCTAGATGCGGCGTGGAATGGGACTATTGCCACAAACCTGACCCTCACCAACACCGGGGCAGGCAAGCTGACTATCAGCGGGAATAACCTATATCAGATTTTCTCCGTCAACTCCGGCAAAAGCTTATCCCTGACCAATCTCAACCTGATCGGAGGTAGGGCTGTGAGCGGCGGGGCTATTTATAACAGCGGCACGGTGACGATAACCAATTCCACCCTCTACAGCAATTCCACTACCTTCGGCGATGGCGGGGCTATTTATAACAGCGGCACGGTGACGATAACCAATTCCACCCTCTACAGCAATTCCGCTACCTTCGGCGGCACGGGCGGGGCTATTTATAACAGCGGCAACTTGACGATAACCAATTCCACCCTCTACAGCAATTCCGCTACCATAGGCGGCGCTATTGAGAACTGGGGCGGCACGCTCACCATTAGCAATTCCACCCTCTACAGCAATTCCGCTACCATAAGCGGCGCTATTTTTAACAACAGCGGCACGGTCACTTTGCAGAACAGCTTGTTGCAGGGCAGCAATATCTGTTCTGGCAGCATCACCGATAATGGCTATAACCTTGAGGCAGAGGCGGCGGGTAGCTATAGCTGCGGGTTCAGCGGCGCTAAGGGCAGCATTAACACCACCGATGCGAAACTGGACGTTCCCGGAAATAACGGTGGGGCAACCAATACCGTTGCGCTACTGTCCGGCAGTCCGGCACTAGACGCGATTCCGGCGGCTTCTTGCGTAGTTACCGCTGACCAGCGCGGAGTTAACCGACCGCAGGGTACGAAGTGCGACATTGGCGCATTTGAGACTCAAGTAGCCACCCAGTTGGCGGTAACTACTCCGAGCGGCGCAGTGGCAGGTTCAACCTTCACTACCCAACCCGTAGTGACAGCCCAAGATGCCTATGGTAACACCGCCACGAACTTTAGCGGCGCAGTGACTATTGCTATCAAGGGCGGTACTGGCACAACAGGCGCAACCCTTAGCGGTACGCTCACCGTCAATGCGGTTAACGGCGTGGCAACCTTCTTCGGCTTGAGCATTGACAAGAGCGGCACGGGCTACATGCTGACCGCGAGCGCAACAGGCTTAACTTCAGCCGATACTAGCGGCTTCACTGTAACCGCCGGAACAGGCGCAAAGTTGGTGGTAACTACTCCAAGTGGGGCAGCGGCGGGCGCAGCTTTCACTACTCAACCGGAGGTAACAGCCCAAGATACGAACGGCAACACTGATACGAGCTTTAGCGGTTCGGTGACTATTGTCATCAAGAGTGGAACAGGCACGACAGGCGCAACCCTTAGCGGTACGGCTACGGTCAACGCAACGGCAGGTGTGGCGACCTTCTCCGATTTGAGCCTTGACAAGAGCGGCACGGGCTATGTGCTGACCGCCAGCGCCACAGGCTTAACCTCAGCCGATACTAGCGGCTTTGATGTAACAGCCGGAACAGCCGCCACGTTGGTGATAATTACTCAACCGAGTGGGGCAGTAGCGGGAGCAGCCTTCAATACTCATCCGGTAGTGGTGGTGCAAGACGCGAACGGCAACCCTAATACCAGCTTTAACGGAGCAGTAACCGTTACCATCAAGACAGGCACTGGCACAGCAGGCGCAACCCTTAGCGGCACACTCACAGTCAATGCCGTTAACGGCGTGGCAACCTTCTCCAACCTGAGGATTAACAAGAGCGGGAGGGGTTATGTGCTGGTTTTCAACGCAACAAACCTCACTTCAGCCGAAAGTAACCCCTTCAATGTTGTTATCATCGGACAGCCCTCCGATTTGATACCCCAACTCCGGGTTAGCCCCTCTCCGGTGGTAGCGATTAGCCCTGACAACCTCGTTTCTTTCAGCTTCAAGCTGAAGAATATCGGGATTGGCAGCGCAAGCTACGTTCGATTAGAAATACCCATACCGCAAGGGTTGGATTTAGGCTATCTGGAGAACGCAAGTGCGGGTGTGTGGGTTACCCAAGTGACCGCTACCACCGTGACCATTGCCTTGCCGAGCCTTGCACAGGATCAGGAAGCGCACGGCTCGTTAGTGTTCCGCCCCAACGCCAACGCCGTAATCGGTACTGAAGTCGAGGCGCGTTACAAAGTGGTGTTTGACGATGAAGTCGGATGCGGCAAGAGCCTGAACAGCAACAGCCACCGCCTAGTGTTTGGCGAAACCAACAGCGGCGAGGATGGCGCAATTCAGCGCGGCGCAGCGATAAGCGCGACTATCGGCGAGAAGGTCAGCCTTGTGCAGAAGGGCTACCTTGCCAACGAGATAGTGTCGCTGTGGTACACAAAACCGGACGGCACAAGCGTGAGCTTGGGAGAGCAACGCGCCAACGCCAACGGTGAAATAACCATCTTGCTGAACACCTCCGGATTTGCGCCGGGTGAGTACGCCATCGTGGGCTACGGCAACCGCTCAGGAATGACGGACGTGAACAGCCTGACCGTAGTCGCGGCAAGCTAA